A segment of the Pseudomonas versuta genome:
GCTTATGCCCGGACAACCCGGCATCGAGCACCATCAACCGTATCGAGAAGAAACAACGCAAACGCCACACTGTGGAAGGTTTGAAGGCGATCAGGGAGGTGGCACCACCCTGGCTGCGCAACGCCATAGACTTGGCGCTGATCACTGCTCAACGTCGCTCCGATATTCTGGACATGCGCTTTGACGGTGTTCGGGATGGCTTCCTGTACCTGGTACAAAAGAAAACTGCCAAGGCCAGTGATACTGCGTGGATTCGTTTCAAGGTGACTGACGAGCTGCAGACCGTCATAACCCGCTGCCAGGACAACGTCGCCTCCCCTTTCCTGATTCATCGCAAGCCGCAACGACTGCTACAAAAGCAGGCACAGACCAAAGAGCACTGGACCAAAGTTGAGGATCGCTTTCTAACGCGGTCATTTAAAGAGGCCCGAGAACTTGCAGGCTGTTATGCGGATTGGAAAGAAGAGGAAATGCCGGGCTTTCACGAAGTGCGCGCGCTATCGCTGCACCTGTACAAAAGAGCCGGTAAAGATGGCCAATCCATTGCGGGCCATGCCAGCGAGACCATGACCAAGAACTACCAGAAAGACCACGCCGATGTGATCTGGTCGGATGCGATTCCGGACCTGAATATCAGTGAAATCACCGGATA
Coding sequences within it:
- a CDS encoding phage integrase Arm DNA-binding domain-containing protein, giving the protein MVPRPRNSANKHLPQNLYFDSRRSTYRYRRPSDGKWFQFGTDRIRAIDAAKQLNLAFMQGADLVRSVMGNPSGSFAGFLDKYEAEILPPRELAKGTLGLYAVHFRRFRKQFEGKAVDQITIRMVAELLDTLTPRSANQSRALLVDIFNHAASKGLCPDNPASSTINRIEKKQRKRHTVEGLKAIREVAPPWLRNAIDLALITAQRRSDILDMRFDGVRDGFLYLVQKKTAKASDTAWIRFKVTDELQTVITRCQDNVASPFLIHRKPQRLLQKQAQTKEHWTKVEDRFLTRSFKEARELAGCYADWKEEEMPGFHEVRALSLHLYKRAGKDGQSIAGHASETMTKNYQKDHADVIWSDAIPDLNISEITG